The genomic DNA CTTTAGGTTACAATAATATATGTGTTAAAAGTTTTTTAAAAGGAAGGGAAAAAAATGAAAGATTCACGTATTGAGCTTCTAGCAAAAAACCTAATCAATTACTCAGTAAAGCTTCAGCCTGGTGAAAAGGTACTAATTGAAAATTTTGGTTTGCAGCGAGAGCTTGTAACAGCATTAGTGAAGGAAGCGTATGCTGCGGGAGGACATCCTTTCGTACTTCTTAAAGATCAGCAAGTGGATCGAGCTTTGCTCCTAGGTGCCCGGGAAGATCAATTTAACTTGATGGCAGATTTTGAAGCAAACGTTATGAGTCAAATGGATGCATACATAGGATTACGTTCCGGCGACAATATCAATGAACACGCAGATGTTCCTGATGACAAGATGAAAATTCACGGATCAACGATCGGAAAGAAAGTACACCGTGATATCCGTGTTCCTAAAACCAAATGGGTCGTTCTGCGTTATCCAAACTCATCCATGGCGCAACTAGCAAAAATGAGCACAGAGGGTTTTGAAGATTTTTATTTTAATGTTTGTAACTTAGATTATGGGAAAATGGATCATGCGATGAATGTGTTAGTCGAGTTAATGAACAAAACGGACAAAGTACGAATCACTGGACCAGGAACGGACTTATCCTTCTCAATCAAAGATATTCCGGCCATAAAATGCTCAGGACAAATGAATATTCCTGATGGAGAGGTATATACGGCTCCCGTACGTGATTCTGTCAACGGTGTCATTACTTATAATACTCCTTCTCCATATCAAGGCTTTACATTTGAAAATGTAAAACTAACTTTTAAAGACGGAAAGATTGTTGAGGCAACAGCAAATGATACAGAGCGGATTAATAGAATATTCGATACAGATGAAGGGGCACGTTTTGTTGGCGAATTTGCCATTGGTGTGAACCCTTATATCTTACATCCGATGCAAGATATCTTATTTGATGAGAAGATTGATGGAAGCTTTCATTTTACGCCTGGTCAATGTTATGATGATGCCTTTAATGGAAACCATTCAAACATTCACTGGGATATGGTCAATATTCAACGCAGCGACTATGGCGGAGGAGAAATGTACTTTGACGATGTGCTAGTTAGAAAGGATGGACGCTTCGTAATTAAAGAGCTAGAAGTATTAAATCCTGAGAATTTAAAATAACAAAAAGATGCAGCGACTAAAGCTGCATCTTTTTATTATAACTGACGTTCGTATGCTTCTTGGAATTTTTGAATATCTCCTGCTCCCATGAACAAGATGACACTGTTTTCATGTTGCTTTAGAGTCTCTGTATTTTCCTCGTTGATCATTTCAGCCGATTCGATTTTATTCCGTAAGTCCTCGATCGATAACTTACCATGGTTCTCTCGCGCAGAACCGAAGATATCACATAAATATACTTTATCTGCTAATTGAAGACTATCAGCAAATTCCTCTAGAAATGTTTGTGTTCTTGTAAATGTATGTGGCTGGAATACAGCAACAATTTCACGATCGGGATACTTTTGTCTAGCTGCATCAACTGTCGCTTTAATCTCCGTTGGATGATGGGCATAATCATCAATCAATACCTGAGAGCCGACGTGCTTTTCTGTAAACCTTCTCTTAACACCTGTAAAACTTAAGAGTTGTTCTTTAACCTTGTCAGCTGAAAGCTCTTCATAGTGACAAATGGCAATAACAGAAAGAGCATTTAATACATTGTGGTCACCAAAGGTTGGCACTTGGAATGTATCATAGAAAGTGTTTCTAACAAATACATCGAAGGTCGTTCCTTCAGTAGTTTTTACAACATTTCTAGCCTGGAAGTCATTTTCTTCCCCAAAGCCATAAAAAACAACAGGTACTTTTGCTTGAATTTTTTGAAGTTGCTCATCATCACCACAAGCAAAAATCCCTTTTTTCACCTGCCATGCCATCTCTTGAAATGCAGAAAATACATCATCAATATTAGCAAAATAGTCAGGGTGATCAAAATCAATATTCGTCATGATTGCATAGTCTGGAAAATACGAAAGGAAATGCCTTCTATATTCACATGCTTCAAACACAAAATACTCAGCATTTTCTTCTCCTTTACCCGTACCATCTCCGATTAAAAATGCAGTTGGTTTTGCACCTCTCATGACATGCGAAAGGAGCCCGGTTGTAGATGTCTTCCCGTGGGCACCAGTCACAGCAATACTAGTAAAATTTTGCATAAAATCACCTAAGAAACGGTGATATCGAATGACAGGCAATCCTAGTTTCATCGCTTCTTGAATTTCTTCATGATCATCTTTATAGGCATTTCCAGCAATAACTGTTAATCCTGGTACAATATTTTCTTTTTGGAAAGGTAGGATCTTTATTCCAAGATGCTCAAGGGCCGTCTGTGTAAAGAAACGTTTCTCAACATCTGAACCCTGAACTTCAAAATTCATATCATGAAGAATTTGTGCCAGTGCACTCATTCCAGATCCTTTTATACCCACAAAATGGTAAATTGTCATATAAAGAACCTCCAACCATCTTCTAACTGTATCACAGTATATGACATTTTCTCTTATTTGCTCATTTTTGCATGTCGCTCTCTTTGTTTGCAAATAGTGAACTCGATTTTATCATATTGTGACATTATATCATTATTTAATTATAAAAACTATGCAACGTTTGGCCATAATACCTTTTCTTTCTATGTCTATTTTACTCCATAGTGTATGAAAAAAAGACTAAAATAACCATACTTACATTTCTTGAATACTTTGAAGATCATCTTGATCAATTAATACATCACGAGGTTTACTACCCCGATTTTCAGAAATATACCCGTTTTTCTCCATCATATCAATTAATCTAGCTGCTCGATTATAACCAATCTTGAATCTTCTCTGTAGGCTCGAGGTCGAAGCAGCTCCTTGGTCAACGACAAACTCACAAGCTTCAAAAAATAGTTCATCTTCTTCTTCACTAACAGCAGCCCTTTTTAAGAGCTCCTCTTGATGAAACAAGAAGTTTGGACTTTGTTCTCGTCGAACATGAGCTACTACTTGATCGATCTCTTCATCCGATACAAAAGTACCTTGAAGACGTACAGGCTTTGAGGATCCATTTTCTAAAAATAGCATATCCCCACGACCAAGTAGACGTTCTGCTCCGGCGATATCAATAATCGTACGAGAATCGATTTGACTTGATACAGAGAAGGCAATTCTTGTAGGAACATTTGCTTTAATTAAACCGGTAATAACATCAACAGACGGTCGTTGCGTTGCAATAATTAAGTGAATCCCACATGCCCTGGCCTTTTGAGCAATACGACATATCGCTTCCTCGACATCTGCAGGGGCCATCATCATCAAGTCCGCTAATTCATCTATAATAATGACAATGAACGGTAGCTTATCAGCATGTTGATTATGCTGTTCACATTGTTCATTAAATCGATTGATCTCACGTACGCCTGTATGTGCAAATAATTCGTATCGTCTTTCCATTTCCTCAACAGCCCATTTAAGAGCCGCTGTTGCTGCTTTTACATCGGTAATTACAGGGCTTACGAGATGCGGTATTTGATTATAAGGCGCTAGCTCTACCATCTTCGGATCAATTAATAGAAGCTTCAATTCATCAGGTCTAGCTTTATAGAGAAGGCTGACTAAGATTGTATTTATGCACACACTTTTCCCTGATCCAGTGGCTCCTGCAATTAAACCATGAGGCATTTTACGTAAATCA from Robertmurraya sp. FSL R5-0851 includes the following:
- a CDS encoding aminopeptidase, giving the protein MKDSRIELLAKNLINYSVKLQPGEKVLIENFGLQRELVTALVKEAYAAGGHPFVLLKDQQVDRALLLGAREDQFNLMADFEANVMSQMDAYIGLRSGDNINEHADVPDDKMKIHGSTIGKKVHRDIRVPKTKWVVLRYPNSSMAQLAKMSTEGFEDFYFNVCNLDYGKMDHAMNVLVELMNKTDKVRITGPGTDLSFSIKDIPAIKCSGQMNIPDGEVYTAPVRDSVNGVITYNTPSPYQGFTFENVKLTFKDGKIVEATANDTERINRIFDTDEGARFVGEFAIGVNPYILHPMQDILFDEKIDGSFHFTPGQCYDDAFNGNHSNIHWDMVNIQRSDYGGGEMYFDDVLVRKDGRFVIKELEVLNPENLK
- the murC gene encoding UDP-N-acetylmuramate--L-alanine ligase, which codes for MTIYHFVGIKGSGMSALAQILHDMNFEVQGSDVEKRFFTQTALEHLGIKILPFQKENIVPGLTVIAGNAYKDDHEEIQEAMKLGLPVIRYHRFLGDFMQNFTSIAVTGAHGKTSTTGLLSHVMRGAKPTAFLIGDGTGKGEENAEYFVFEACEYRRHFLSYFPDYAIMTNIDFDHPDYFANIDDVFSAFQEMAWQVKKGIFACGDDEQLQKIQAKVPVVFYGFGEENDFQARNVVKTTEGTTFDVFVRNTFYDTFQVPTFGDHNVLNALSVIAICHYEELSADKVKEQLLSFTGVKRRFTEKHVGSQVLIDDYAHHPTEIKATVDAARQKYPDREIVAVFQPHTFTRTQTFLEEFADSLQLADKVYLCDIFGSARENHGKLSIEDLRNKIESAEMINEENTETLKQHENSVILFMGAGDIQKFQEAYERQL